A window from Candidatus Nitrospira neomarina encodes these proteins:
- a CDS encoding glycerophosphodiester phosphodiesterase — protein MWRFYGGALAGLTLWLGCASSPSGIPPVSCEVPHLQTADLPDRGISAHRGGQLGCPVNTNGAFQRAICLGVHQIELDVRSTADAVLVVSHDDRVTDGQGRTLRISKSTLGEVQSLQLEPCAGEEAGQRIPTFEETLAMMPHNIWINVDIKQNDPLVGRLVAETVANAQRFNQVIFGARDHTGPAVRRVAVKADEESWVVNMSREIFRFQYVDTTIHSCDEFIQLSFLRGRPGVETIDQLKQAGIRVNYSWLRDEDERELRQDLSDLFVRGVDFVLVDHVGQAMKGACALGITPIVPHWNGTTPFTCSEPPRYAPE, from the coding sequence ATGTGGCGATTCTACGGAGGCGCACTCGCCGGCCTGACTCTCTGGCTGGGCTGTGCTTCGTCGCCGTCCGGAATTCCTCCAGTTTCCTGTGAGGTCCCTCACCTACAGACGGCGGATCTTCCTGACCGAGGGATCTCCGCTCACCGCGGGGGGCAGTTGGGATGTCCTGTGAACACGAACGGTGCTTTTCAGCGGGCAATCTGCCTTGGCGTTCACCAGATTGAACTGGATGTGCGATCCACTGCGGATGCCGTGCTTGTTGTTTCACATGATGACCGCGTGACAGACGGGCAGGGGCGAACGCTGCGCATTTCCAAGTCGACTCTCGGCGAAGTCCAGAGCCTGCAGCTCGAGCCGTGTGCAGGCGAGGAGGCCGGACAGCGTATTCCCACATTTGAAGAGACTCTTGCCATGATGCCGCACAATATCTGGATCAATGTGGATATCAAACAAAACGATCCCCTGGTCGGGAGGCTCGTTGCCGAGACGGTCGCCAACGCCCAACGCTTCAATCAGGTTATTTTCGGCGCGCGTGACCATACCGGTCCGGCCGTGCGCCGCGTGGCAGTGAAGGCCGACGAGGAGAGCTGGGTCGTTAATATGAGCCGGGAGATCTTTCGCTTCCAGTATGTTGACACCACTATTCATTCCTGTGATGAGTTCATCCAGCTGTCCTTTCTTCGTGGGCGGCCCGGCGTCGAGACCATTGATCAACTGAAGCAGGCAGGAATCCGTGTGAACTATTCATGGCTCCGGGATGAAGACGAAAGGGAGCTCCGACAAGACCTGAGTGATCTGTTCGTCCGTGGGGTGGATTTTGTATTGGTCGATCATGTCGGGCAGGCCATGAAAGGGGCATGCGCTTTGGGAATCACTCCGATAGTTCCGCACTGGAATGGTACTACTCCCTTCACCTGTAGCGAGCCTCCTCGCTACGCACCCGAATGA
- a CDS encoding alpha/beta hydrolase, translating into MNQSTRFEIPGADSKRIVGDRLSGQERQLLFVTGFLSKRWGNKSKALADLCKERGWGFCCFDFRGNGESEGGFADYSLFDWLADARCVTTMLADGPPVTIIGSSLGGWLAWLLGQEFSHVQQLVLLAPAFNMMGKRAQDISPERRQRWQETGWMPWDDEALHKDFPLSWKWVEESEALWAGRLDSPKRVPTRIVHGLQDVVILPKGSWEFTEHLLTHDPQFPIELLLKTGDHRFSSPANLQTFLDVAQQPQ; encoded by the coding sequence ATGAATCAATCAACCCGATTTGAAATTCCCGGAGCGGACTCTAAACGCATTGTCGGTGACCGCCTTTCCGGGCAGGAACGACAATTGCTTTTTGTGACCGGTTTTCTTTCCAAGCGGTGGGGCAATAAAAGCAAGGCTCTGGCCGATTTGTGTAAAGAGCGAGGCTGGGGGTTTTGCTGTTTTGACTTTCGTGGTAATGGCGAATCAGAGGGCGGATTCGCCGACTATAGTTTGTTTGATTGGCTTGCAGATGCGCGATGCGTGACAACGATGTTGGCCGATGGTCCGCCCGTGACCATTATCGGATCATCCTTAGGTGGCTGGCTGGCATGGCTCCTTGGACAGGAATTTTCTCACGTGCAACAATTGGTGCTCCTGGCTCCGGCGTTTAATATGATGGGAAAACGCGCGCAGGATATTTCTCCTGAACGACGCCAACGCTGGCAGGAGACCGGATGGATGCCCTGGGATGATGAGGCCTTGCATAAAGACTTTCCGCTCTCGTGGAAATGGGTGGAAGAAAGCGAGGCGTTATGGGCCGGACGATTGGATTCACCCAAGAGGGTGCCCACGCGCATTGTGCATGGACTTCAGGACGTGGTAATCCTTCCAAAAGGCAGCTGGGAATTTACTGAACACCTGCTTACACATGATCCTCAATTTCCTATCGAATTGCTTTTGAAGACCGGGGATCATCGGTTTAGCAGCCCTGCTAATCTTCAGACATTCCTGGATGTTGCACAACAGCCTCAGTAG
- the ylqF gene encoding ribosome biogenesis GTPase YlqF, whose translation MSIQWFPGHMNVARKEAAKAMEAIDVLVEILDARMPDASSNPLITELRLHRQRPCLKVLNKADLADPAVTQAWLNEFNREPDVNAVALSCHQAGQAAKVPGLCQLLAPHRHSASKPLRMLIMGIPNVGKSTLMNSLLKRRLAKVGNEPAVTKVQQRHTLNDHMTLIDSPGLLWPKIEDPHVGLMLATIHAVTAKVMVEEEIAEFLVTILLARYPTLLTKRYGFLTDGLDSTGVLEAIATKRGCLRKGKGGELDREKAAKILLTEFRNGTLGRISLETPETRDARL comes from the coding sequence ATGTCCATACAATGGTTTCCCGGCCACATGAATGTCGCGCGCAAGGAAGCGGCCAAAGCGATGGAGGCCATCGATGTCCTCGTCGAAATACTGGATGCGCGCATGCCGGACGCCAGCAGCAACCCGTTGATCACGGAACTGCGGCTGCACCGCCAGCGTCCCTGCTTGAAGGTGCTCAACAAAGCCGATCTCGCCGACCCCGCCGTCACTCAAGCCTGGTTGAACGAATTCAACCGGGAACCAGACGTCAATGCCGTCGCCCTCTCCTGTCACCAGGCCGGCCAGGCCGCCAAAGTGCCCGGGCTTTGTCAGCTCCTGGCCCCGCATCGTCACAGCGCCAGCAAGCCGCTTCGCATGCTGATCATGGGCATCCCCAACGTCGGCAAATCCACGCTCATGAATAGCCTGCTCAAACGCCGTCTCGCAAAAGTCGGCAACGAACCTGCCGTGACGAAAGTCCAGCAACGCCACACCCTGAACGACCACATGACGCTCATTGACTCACCCGGCCTCTTGTGGCCAAAAATCGAAGACCCCCATGTGGGCCTCATGCTCGCAACCATCCATGCCGTCACCGCCAAGGTGATGGTCGAGGAAGAAATCGCCGAGTTTCTTGTCACCATCCTTCTCGCGCGCTACCCGACTTTGCTGACGAAACGCTATGGCTTCCTCACAGACGGACTGGATAGTACGGGCGTCCTGGAAGCCATCGCCACAAAACGCGGCTGTCTGCGGAAAGGAAAGGGCGGAGAATTGGATCGGGAAAAAGCGGCGAAAATTCTCTTGACGGAATTCCGCAATGGCACGCTGGGCCGGATTAGCCTGGAGACGCCGGAAACTCGGGACGCTCGCCTCTAA
- a CDS encoding GYD domain-containing protein, translating into MPIYVSLVNFTHDGLMTMRAKGVQRSDMVKKNVESLGGKMLHAFYCLGEYDVVAILEFPNNRAAMKAGVLNASMGHIRIKTMPAVSRDEWKSVLSETWGKPKKKKRG; encoded by the coding sequence ATGCCGATCTATGTGAGTTTAGTGAATTTTACCCATGACGGGCTGATGACCATGAGGGCCAAGGGTGTGCAGCGGTCGGATATGGTAAAGAAAAATGTCGAATCCTTGGGCGGGAAAATGCTGCATGCCTTTTATTGCCTGGGGGAATATGATGTGGTGGCCATTTTAGAGTTTCCTAATAATCGCGCCGCCATGAAGGCCGGTGTGCTGAATGCCTCAATGGGACATATTCGCATTAAGACAATGCCGGCCGTATCCCGCGATGAGTGGAAATCGGTCCTGAGTGAAACGTGGGGCAAACCCAAAAAGAAGAAGCGAGGGTGA
- a CDS encoding DEAD/DEAH box helicase: MELRRHQKELADICDHILSGRGLTDIVCAVTPGGGKSLLPQILASRLIPAIADALCWIVPRSVLQDQGARGFQDPSHRALLGHRLEAMMTTNQEHPTRGCAAYVTTYQALAADTRKINAKEFRRKRYILVLDEPHHLEEGGLWHEAIQPLYDRAVLRVLMSGTFERGEGTPIAFLPYSTTDRGNRLDWDSTKSRAVIHYTLADALREHACIDLTVHYANCQATWLDAQGTEHHVESLAHAGKQTAAALLTALKTEAALELLSTGVKDWQVHRTTHSRSKLLVVAANIEQAQKYTAWLQERGVPARIATSEDSTAAYQAIKAFKRQGSGAVDCLITVAMAYEGLDVPAITHLICLTHIRTKPWIEQVVHRATRMDPLAGPYAEQRAYIYAPDDRPFRECLGYILAQRTTAIADSPSSTQVPGEGTYPDAQGLLPTERAESSIQPLRSGVLEMRNQGLWANLATQGQTEMHQETPKERLDRLRKKIEQHVRAHEQSRKLSHGTVNRAVYSKFRKSRAAMTESELHKVMQWVHKIYPL; the protein is encoded by the coding sequence ATGGAGCTACGGCGGCACCAGAAGGAATTAGCGGACATCTGCGACCACATTTTAAGCGGGCGAGGACTGACAGACATTGTCTGTGCTGTTACACCCGGTGGAGGCAAAAGCCTGCTGCCTCAGATACTGGCGTCCCGCTTGATTCCAGCCATTGCCGACGCCCTATGCTGGATTGTCCCGCGTAGCGTCTTACAGGATCAGGGTGCGCGAGGTTTCCAGGATCCCAGTCACCGGGCTCTCTTAGGCCATCGGCTGGAAGCCATGATGACCACCAACCAGGAACATCCAACAAGAGGATGTGCGGCCTATGTCACAACCTATCAGGCCCTGGCTGCCGATACCCGCAAGATCAACGCCAAAGAATTCCGCCGCAAGCGGTATATCCTCGTTCTGGATGAACCGCATCATCTCGAAGAGGGCGGACTATGGCATGAGGCGATTCAGCCCCTTTATGACCGGGCGGTTCTGCGAGTGTTGATGAGCGGAACCTTCGAACGTGGTGAAGGCACACCGATAGCCTTTCTGCCGTATTCCACCACCGACCGGGGAAACCGGCTTGACTGGGACAGCACGAAATCCCGAGCCGTCATCCACTACACCTTAGCCGATGCGTTGCGGGAACATGCCTGTATTGATTTGACCGTCCATTACGCGAACTGTCAGGCAACCTGGTTGGACGCTCAGGGAACCGAGCACCATGTCGAAAGTCTGGCGCACGCCGGAAAGCAGACGGCAGCAGCACTCCTGACGGCGCTGAAGACGGAAGCAGCCCTGGAACTCTTGAGCACGGGCGTGAAAGACTGGCAGGTACATCGCACCACCCATTCCCGCTCGAAGCTGCTGGTGGTGGCCGCGAACATTGAGCAGGCGCAAAAGTATACGGCCTGGCTCCAGGAACGAGGTGTGCCGGCCAGAATTGCCACGAGTGAGGATTCCACGGCAGCCTATCAAGCCATCAAAGCGTTTAAACGACAGGGTAGCGGAGCCGTGGATTGCCTGATTACGGTGGCCATGGCCTATGAAGGTTTGGATGTGCCGGCCATTACCCATCTTATCTGCTTGACCCATATCCGGACCAAGCCATGGATCGAACAGGTCGTTCATCGAGCCACACGCATGGATCCGCTGGCGGGACCTTATGCCGAGCAACGGGCCTATATCTACGCTCCGGACGACCGGCCATTCCGGGAATGCCTGGGATACATTCTGGCCCAACGCACAACCGCAATCGCCGACAGCCCCTCATCGACACAGGTCCCCGGAGAAGGGACATACCCCGATGCCCAGGGCCTTCTCCCAACGGAGCGGGCGGAATCAAGTATCCAACCCCTACGGTCCGGCGTTCTTGAAATGCGCAATCAAGGGCTGTGGGCGAACCTGGCGACACAGGGCCAAACAGAAATGCACCAGGAGACCCCGAAAGAACGATTAGATCGATTGCGAAAAAAAATCGAACAGCATGTCCGTGCGCACGAGCAATCGCGGAAACTGTCTCATGGGACGGTCAATCGGGCCGTCTATTCGAAGTTTCGGAAATCCCGTGCCGCCATGACCGAATCGGAACTCCATAAAGTCATGCAATGGGTCCATAAGATCTATCCGCTCTGA
- a CDS encoding tetratricopeptide repeat protein, with translation MVAPVYVPQGGVADGRLFAVRGFPIACVPLSVLSLFLFSIFPCFRSASPTVLRTILRLGLLLSLGQVFLLVPGNLQATEFFPNLSQAHLEHGQHLLNRGNLDEALSAFQSAITLAPDNADAHYNAAYVLGRKGFTESAIHAYREAVRLLPEDSRSADAYVNLAYALEQAGDLDQAILAWRSALRLNPAQVPAQRNLELALRHKHQVDRVVAAWQETARLHPDEALIHASLGTALGQSGDVEGEIQAWREAIRLQPDQAMAYVGLGIALGQKENLTGEIAAYQEAIRRQPDDQDIAPAYFNLAYALGKTGRFEEAVSAWRKAIQLRHGAEVHGRLEWLIGKRDLVDHMISAWKNVIRQRPDDAGAWMRLGLALGQKDDLEGELAAYRHAIGLHPSGSILGEAYGYLGDALTRSGAWQEAVEVYQTLVDLRPDDSHSKHRLSAARRQLGLAFLKHGALDRAIQELRLTLQLNPNDEQAKTALTDALDRKEAHRD, from the coding sequence ATGGTCGCTCCCGTTTATGTTCCCCAAGGCGGTGTGGCTGATGGCCGCTTGTTTGCGGTACGGGGATTTCCTATAGCCTGCGTGCCTCTTTCAGTTCTTTCTCTTTTCCTATTTTCAATTTTCCCCTGTTTCCGATCTGCTTCTCCGACGGTTCTCCGCACAATCCTCAGACTCGGTCTCCTGTTAAGTCTGGGACAGGTTTTCCTGTTGGTGCCTGGCAATCTCCAGGCGACAGAATTCTTTCCCAATCTTTCGCAGGCTCATCTCGAGCACGGGCAGCATCTGCTAAACCGCGGAAATCTGGATGAGGCCCTTTCGGCGTTTCAGTCCGCCATCACCCTGGCTCCTGATAATGCCGACGCACACTATAACGCGGCTTATGTGTTGGGACGAAAAGGCTTTACGGAGAGTGCCATTCATGCTTACCGTGAGGCGGTCCGGTTACTTCCCGAGGACTCCCGTTCTGCTGATGCCTATGTCAATCTGGCCTACGCGCTTGAGCAGGCTGGTGATCTTGACCAGGCCATTCTTGCCTGGCGCTCCGCATTGCGATTAAATCCGGCACAGGTCCCTGCTCAACGCAATCTTGAATTAGCCCTCAGGCACAAACACCAGGTTGACCGTGTTGTCGCGGCGTGGCAGGAGACGGCCAGGTTACACCCTGACGAAGCGCTGATTCATGCCAGCCTTGGGACGGCGTTAGGGCAATCGGGAGATGTTGAGGGGGAAATTCAGGCATGGCGGGAAGCGATTCGTCTCCAACCCGATCAGGCCATGGCCTATGTGGGCCTCGGCATCGCGCTGGGACAGAAAGAAAATCTGACGGGAGAAATTGCCGCCTATCAGGAAGCGATCAGGCGACAGCCCGATGACCAGGATATCGCCCCGGCATATTTTAATCTGGCCTATGCCCTTGGGAAAACCGGTCGATTCGAAGAGGCCGTCAGCGCCTGGCGGAAGGCCATTCAACTCAGGCATGGTGCCGAGGTTCATGGCCGGCTGGAGTGGTTGATCGGAAAGCGGGACTTGGTCGATCACATGATTTCTGCCTGGAAGAACGTGATCCGTCAGCGCCCAGACGATGCCGGAGCATGGATGCGCCTGGGGCTTGCTCTCGGTCAGAAAGACGACCTTGAAGGGGAGTTAGCGGCTTATCGCCATGCCATCGGTCTGCACCCCTCCGGGTCCATTCTTGGTGAGGCCTATGGTTATTTGGGTGATGCCTTGACCCGAAGCGGGGCTTGGCAGGAAGCAGTCGAAGTCTACCAGACACTTGTCGACCTTCGTCCCGATGATTCCCATTCGAAACACCGCTTGAGTGCCGCTCGCCGACAGTTGGGTCTCGCCTTCCTCAAACACGGGGCCTTGGACCGGGCAATTCAAGAACTGCGATTGACCTTACAACTCAACCCGAACGATGAACAGGCGAAAACAGCGCTCACCGATGCATTAGACAGGAAGGAGGCTCATCGGGACTGA
- a CDS encoding DUF427 domain-containing protein, with protein sequence MTAQSHPHAITITPNPNRVKVTFNGTVIADTRRALTLREGPVPPAQYLPREDVTMSCLRPTTHSTHCPFKGDASYFSVSVNGKTAENAVWTYETPLASVADIKDYVAFYPEKMDAIEELTPAS encoded by the coding sequence ATGACTGCGCAAAGCCATCCTCATGCCATTACCATTACGCCCAATCCGAATCGGGTTAAGGTGACCTTTAACGGGACGGTCATTGCCGATACCAGGCGAGCCCTGACATTGCGGGAGGGACCTGTGCCACCGGCTCAATACCTCCCGCGTGAAGATGTGACGATGTCCTGCCTTCGCCCCACGACTCATTCCACGCACTGCCCTTTTAAAGGGGACGCGTCGTATTTCAGCGTGAGCGTGAATGGCAAAACTGCCGAGAATGCCGTCTGGACGTATGAGACGCCCTTAGCTTCTGTGGCCGACATCAAGGATTACGTGGCTTTTTATCCAGAGAAGATGGATGCCATTGAGGAGCTTACTCCCGCCTCATAA